One genomic window of Actinoalloteichus hoggarensis includes the following:
- a CDS encoding cation:proton antiporter, translated as MIYLLIVVPPSVAALVLIHEHTDWTRRQADAGESVGHVVAPLHDVLGMVLVACTVVVVVTQLAGSLAARLNQPRVIGEITAGLLLGPTVLGMLAPTVAEFLFPPDVQFFLTAIGQLGVIFFMFEVGRELPFALLKGNAGTALVVGHAGIAIPFLCGVAFALWPLAGLRPDGVGTGPYAVFLGVALSVPAFPVLARILKDRKLKDTGIGALGMATAGIEDVTAWCLLALVVAGVSGDSLGGAGTTVLLSVIYAAVMWWGIRPLMARIARYADARPERSPMLMIAILLLVLLSAGVTAMIGVEAIFGAFLAGVITPRGSRGAEEFAFRLAGPTHWLMLPLFFAGIGLSTDIWDAVSGAGVLVVLLVLIVAMGGKFVGVVLPAVAVGVDRRSALALGTMMNCRGLTEIVVLQLGLSLGVISPDLFAAFLVMTLITTAITGPLLELLRPRRTGPDSLWLIAGPKVEATPPTTVGG; from the coding sequence TTGATCTATCTCCTCATCGTCGTCCCGCCCTCGGTCGCCGCGCTCGTCCTGATCCACGAGCACACTGATTGGACACGTAGGCAGGCGGACGCCGGGGAGTCCGTCGGGCATGTGGTGGCGCCACTGCACGACGTGCTCGGCATGGTGCTCGTCGCCTGCACGGTCGTCGTGGTCGTCACCCAGCTGGCGGGCTCCTTGGCCGCTCGCCTGAACCAGCCGAGAGTGATCGGGGAGATCACCGCAGGCCTGTTGCTGGGCCCCACCGTGCTGGGGATGCTGGCCCCGACGGTCGCCGAGTTCCTCTTCCCTCCTGACGTCCAGTTCTTCCTCACCGCCATCGGCCAGCTCGGCGTCATCTTCTTCATGTTCGAGGTCGGCCGCGAACTACCGTTCGCCCTGCTCAAAGGCAATGCAGGGACCGCGTTGGTCGTGGGCCACGCCGGCATCGCGATTCCCTTCCTCTGTGGAGTCGCCTTCGCGCTGTGGCCGCTGGCGGGTCTTCGTCCTGACGGTGTGGGCACCGGTCCCTACGCGGTGTTCCTCGGCGTGGCGCTGAGCGTCCCCGCCTTCCCGGTGCTCGCGAGAATCCTCAAAGACCGCAAGCTGAAGGACACCGGTATCGGCGCCCTCGGCATGGCGACCGCGGGGATCGAGGACGTCACGGCGTGGTGTCTGCTCGCGCTCGTCGTGGCGGGGGTGAGCGGCGACTCGCTCGGCGGGGCGGGAACCACCGTTCTGCTCTCGGTGATCTACGCGGCGGTGATGTGGTGGGGAATCCGTCCGCTGATGGCGCGGATCGCCCGGTACGCCGACGCGCGACCGGAGCGATCGCCGATGCTGATGATCGCGATCCTGCTGCTTGTGCTGCTGTCCGCGGGCGTCACCGCGATGATCGGCGTCGAAGCCATCTTCGGCGCGTTCCTCGCAGGCGTGATCACTCCCCGAGGGTCGCGAGGCGCCGAGGAGTTCGCGTTCCGGCTGGCGGGCCCGACGCACTGGCTGATGCTGCCGTTGTTCTTCGCGGGAATCGGGCTGAGCACCGATATCTGGGACGCCGTCTCCGGCGCGGGCGTACTGGTCGTGCTGCTGGTGTTGATCGTGGCCATGGGCGGGAAGTTCGTCGGGGTGGTGCTGCCCGCGGTGGCTGTGGGCGTCGATCGACGATCCGCGCTCGCGTTGGGCACGATGATGAACTGTCGAGGCCTGACCGAGATCGTCGTCCTTCAACTGGGACTGTCCCTCGGGGTGATCTCGCCCGACCTGTTCGCGGCGTTCCTGGTGATGACCCTGATCACCACGGCGATCACCGGCCCGCTGCTGGAGCTGTTGCGGCCGCGCCGGACGGGCCCGGACTCGCTGTGGCTGATCGCCGGGCCCAAGGTCGAGGCGACGCCTCCCACGACCGTGGGCGGCTGA
- a CDS encoding methyltransferase, producing the protein MTTHLEPVTRPHPRHFLDKAMAFQPSKMVLAGLEVGLFDLLAEAPATESVIRERLGLHPRGTGHFLDALAALGMLNRDGDVFSNSQAAEFFLVPTHDEYMGGLLHMANRVMYPAWGRLAEALRTGRPQAATYTGDTMFEQLYENDEKRVDFIGMAEAASKPLIPALIERFDWSDRTLVVELGGCRGNVLAQLVRAHPHLDGTVLDLPQLRPAFDEHMAALGTTGTVRFEGGDFFESIPEAEVMMIGHSLIDWEDAQRRRLLANAFAALKPGGAFLIWDPIIVEGEEGYLRNLVTSLNLQLMTPHGTGYRLQECVEWLTDAGFATVTHLSLGHDVTLVIGHKAP; encoded by the coding sequence ATGACGACTCATCTGGAACCGGTGACCCGGCCGCATCCGCGGCACTTCCTGGACAAGGCGATGGCGTTCCAGCCGTCGAAGATGGTGCTGGCCGGACTGGAGGTGGGCCTGTTCGACCTGCTGGCCGAGGCGCCCGCCACCGAGTCCGTGATCCGAGAGCGACTCGGTCTGCATCCGCGTGGCACCGGGCACTTCCTGGACGCGCTCGCCGCGCTCGGAATGCTCAACCGTGACGGCGACGTCTTCAGCAACAGTCAGGCCGCCGAGTTCTTCCTCGTCCCCACGCATGACGAGTACATGGGCGGCCTGCTGCACATGGCGAACCGGGTGATGTATCCGGCGTGGGGCAGGCTCGCCGAGGCGCTGCGCACCGGCAGACCGCAGGCCGCGACGTACACGGGCGACACCATGTTCGAGCAGCTCTACGAGAACGACGAGAAGCGCGTCGACTTCATCGGGATGGCGGAGGCGGCCAGCAAGCCGCTGATCCCCGCGCTGATCGAACGGTTCGACTGGTCGGACCGCACCCTCGTCGTCGAACTCGGCGGATGTCGGGGCAACGTCCTGGCCCAGCTCGTGCGGGCGCACCCGCATCTGGACGGGACCGTGTTGGACCTGCCACAGCTGCGGCCCGCCTTCGACGAGCACATGGCCGCCCTCGGCACCACGGGGACCGTGCGTTTCGAGGGCGGCGACTTCTTCGAGTCGATCCCCGAGGCCGAGGTCATGATGATCGGCCACTCCCTGATCGACTGGGAGGACGCGCAGCGGCGACGACTGCTCGCCAACGCCTTCGCGGCGCTGAAGCCGGGCGGCGCCTTCCTGATCTGGGACCCGATCATCGTGGAAGGCGAGGAAGGGTACCTGCGTAACCTCGTCACCAGCCTCAACCTCCAGCTCATGACGCCGCACGGCACCGGCTACCGCCTTCAGGAGTGCGTCGAGTGGCTGACGGACGCGGGCTTCGCCACGGTCACGCACCTCTCGCTCGGCCACGATGTCACGCTGGTCATCGGGCACAAGGCGCCCTGA
- a CDS encoding FAD-dependent monooxygenase produces the protein MYDVKIPVLIVGGGPVGLSSALFLGRHGIKTMLVEKRDGTSRLPRAPGLQARTMELFRAAGFHEAVRALEMGDSHPYFEGGIIQVNTFAEIDDAVVLESPSLDGPDISPERVMGCGQDRYERVLVDIAKDNGSDVRFNTSLQSFEQDAEGVTAIIEDLATGTRTTVRADYLIGADGANSRTRTTLGVEREGRGTVFNALSIYFRAPELEALLKDRKFILCYATAAPGTLMGLSRLHGCDPWLAAPLYHPDQGEKPEDFTDERCIDIVRTAAGKDDLHVEIMDKVPWQGAQLVAETFRRGRVFLAGDAAHLHPPAGGFGANTGIHDAHNLAWKLASVLKGVSGDALLETYDAERRRVGEAMAEQAMVRNRIRHGYADDETRALMVDDVIITLGYRYNSTSIQGVEPDARVLSPKLTLTGAPGTRAPHVWLRRDGERISTVDLFWDEFVLLTGSRTSGWAEAADRVAKQLGVPLRCEVIGPDGDLLPDGRNWAQAYGVGPQGAVLVRPDAFVAWRQQDAVEDADRTLTSVVAAAAGLDPDVIG, from the coding sequence ATGTATGACGTGAAGATCCCGGTGCTGATCGTGGGCGGTGGGCCGGTCGGCCTGTCGTCCGCACTCTTCTTAGGTCGCCATGGCATCAAGACCATGCTGGTCGAAAAGCGGGACGGCACCTCCCGACTGCCGCGTGCGCCCGGCCTCCAGGCCAGGACCATGGAGCTGTTCCGCGCCGCGGGTTTCCACGAGGCCGTGCGGGCGCTGGAGATGGGCGACTCGCACCCGTACTTCGAGGGCGGCATCATCCAGGTCAACACCTTCGCCGAGATCGACGACGCGGTGGTGCTGGAGTCTCCTTCGCTCGACGGACCCGACATCAGCCCGGAACGGGTGATGGGCTGCGGTCAGGACCGCTATGAGCGGGTGCTGGTCGACATCGCCAAGGACAACGGCTCCGACGTGCGGTTCAACACCTCGTTGCAGTCCTTCGAGCAGGATGCCGAGGGCGTCACCGCGATCATCGAGGACCTCGCCACGGGTACTCGCACCACCGTCCGGGCCGACTATCTGATCGGCGCCGACGGGGCGAACAGCAGGACGAGGACCACGCTCGGCGTGGAACGCGAGGGCCGAGGCACCGTGTTCAACGCCTTGAGCATCTACTTCCGTGCCCCGGAGCTGGAGGCCCTCCTCAAGGACCGCAAGTTCATCCTCTGCTATGCCACCGCCGCGCCCGGCACCCTGATGGGTCTGTCCCGGCTGCACGGCTGTGATCCGTGGCTCGCCGCGCCGCTCTACCACCCGGATCAGGGCGAGAAGCCGGAGGACTTCACCGACGAGCGGTGCATCGACATCGTGCGCACCGCCGCGGGCAAGGACGACCTCCACGTGGAGATCATGGACAAGGTGCCGTGGCAGGGCGCGCAGCTGGTCGCGGAGACCTTCCGCCGCGGGCGGGTGTTCCTCGCGGGCGATGCGGCGCACCTGCACCCGCCCGCGGGCGGCTTCGGAGCCAACACCGGCATCCACGACGCCCACAATCTGGCCTGGAAGCTGGCCTCGGTGCTCAAGGGCGTCAGCGGGGACGCGCTGCTGGAGACCTACGACGCCGAGCGGCGCCGGGTGGGCGAGGCCATGGCCGAGCAGGCGATGGTCCGCAACCGCATCCGGCACGGATACGCCGACGACGAGACCCGGGCGCTGATGGTCGACGACGTCATCATCACCCTGGGCTACCGCTACAACTCCACCTCGATCCAGGGAGTCGAGCCCGACGCCAGGGTGCTCTCGCCGAAGCTCACCCTCACCGGCGCGCCCGGCACTCGTGCCCCGCACGTCTGGCTTCGGCGCGACGGCGAGCGCATCTCCACTGTGGACCTGTTCTGGGACGAGTTCGTGCTGCTCACCGGCTCACGCACCAGTGGGTGGGCCGAGGCGGCCGACCGGGTCGCCAAGCAGCTCGGCGTCCCGCTGCGCTGCGAGGTGATCGGGCCGGACGGCGATCTGCTGCCGGACGGGCGGAACTGGGCACAGGCCTATGGCGTCGGACCTCAAGGGGCGGTGCTCGTCCGACCGGACGCCTTCGTCGCCTGGCGGCAGCAGGATGCCGTCGAGGACGCGGACCGGACGCTGACTTCCGTCGTGGCGGCCGCCGCGGGACTCGATCCCGACGTGATCGGCTGA
- a CDS encoding methyltransferase, whose amino-acid sequence MTSTAPDTSTPAGLIRLGNAFCDAKALLTAVDLDLFSLLRKGPATTEEIRTALDLHGRGLSDFLQLLVALGLLVREGDRYSNAEGADRHLVRGEKGYVGGFMLRSDRNLYPAWGKLAEGLRTGRPQSVGDFDAVLANPKFLAQFVHMMDALTHVLGPELIERIDFTPYQSILDIGGCRGNMAGQIVKANPHLVGHVFDMPQMEQFFDKHMAEYGVTGRVHFHGGSFFEQELPKADLVMLGHVLHDWDRDQREFLVNAAYKALNPGGTLLVYDRMLDDDPRHVENLVISLDMLLVTDGGSEYPVSELRGHAEKAGFTSITDEPFSDFDTLLIAKKP is encoded by the coding sequence ATGACGAGCACAGCCCCGGACACCAGCACTCCGGCAGGACTCATCCGTCTCGGCAATGCCTTCTGTGACGCGAAGGCGTTATTGACCGCGGTGGACCTCGACCTCTTCAGCCTTCTGCGCAAGGGGCCCGCGACCACGGAGGAGATCCGGACGGCACTGGACCTTCACGGTCGCGGGCTGTCCGACTTCCTTCAGCTGTTGGTCGCGCTCGGGCTGCTGGTGCGTGAGGGCGACCGTTACAGCAACGCCGAAGGAGCCGATCGGCACCTGGTGCGTGGCGAGAAGGGCTACGTCGGCGGCTTCATGCTGCGTTCGGATCGCAACCTCTACCCGGCGTGGGGCAAGCTGGCCGAGGGCCTGCGCACCGGGCGACCCCAGTCGGTCGGCGACTTCGACGCGGTGCTGGCGAACCCGAAGTTCCTGGCGCAGTTCGTGCACATGATGGACGCGCTGACGCACGTCCTGGGCCCGGAGCTGATCGAGCGCATCGACTTCACCCCGTACCAGTCGATCCTGGACATCGGCGGCTGCCGGGGCAACATGGCCGGTCAGATCGTCAAGGCCAACCCGCATCTGGTCGGGCACGTCTTCGACATGCCGCAGATGGAGCAGTTCTTCGACAAGCACATGGCCGAGTACGGCGTCACCGGCCGGGTGCACTTCCACGGCGGCAGCTTCTTCGAGCAGGAGCTGCCGAAGGCGGACCTGGTGATGCTGGGCCACGTCCTGCACGACTGGGATCGCGACCAGCGGGAGTTCCTGGTCAACGCGGCGTACAAGGCGTTGAACCCGGGAGGGACGCTGCTGGTCTACGACCGGATGCTGGACGACGACCCGCGCCATGTCGAGAACCTGGTCATCAGTCTCGACATGCTGCTGGTCACCGACGGCGGTTCGGAGTACCCGGTCTCGGAACTGCGCGGCCACGCCGAGAAGGCGGGCTTCACGTCGATCACCGACGAGCCGTTCAGCGACTTCGACACGCTGCTCATCGCGAAGAAGCCGTAA
- a CDS encoding FAD-dependent monooxygenase, protein MTTPDERVPVLIVGGALAGLSTAVFLASHGVKALVVERHPDTLLHPRARGINPRTVEAFRQVGLEAALRAEASMNADFGSLPMLRAESLAGREIFSGPADQPDPSGDVSPTTWVPIDQDRLEHVLRAKAVESGVELRFSTEAVSHHQDVDGVSVVLLDRESGQRRTVRADYLIAADGGRSPLREALGIGVQGPGMFATTLSVLFEADLEPVLRGRRFGMSYLDQPHPQTVIYPHDGERRWIFATSIPQGRTLEEMTDDEFQALIAAAIGRDDIDVTILAQLPAGGVKALRFDLGAQVAQQYRSGRIFLVGDSAHLVPPTGGFGASLGIQDAHNLAWKLAAVLTGTAGPALLETYERERQAAAFLTFRTSLSLMHDRTGSDADKDHSADYGATVFGYRYDGGAPVPPGDLCGQPGTRAPHVVLTDGAAESSSLDLFGGSFVLLTSGSGEWAEAGAKAAARTDVALAVHVVDGAGSDLRSVAGGFAAAYGIEGGGAVLVRPDGFVAWRAETPSGTAEDDVVAALLAATARAEAG, encoded by the coding sequence ATGACGACACCTGACGAGCGGGTACCGGTGCTCATCGTGGGCGGGGCGCTGGCCGGCCTGTCGACCGCGGTGTTCCTCGCCTCGCACGGGGTGAAGGCGCTCGTGGTGGAGCGCCATCCGGACACCCTGCTGCATCCTCGGGCGCGGGGCATCAATCCCCGCACCGTGGAGGCCTTCCGACAGGTCGGTCTCGAAGCCGCCCTGCGCGCCGAGGCGAGCATGAACGCCGACTTCGGGTCGCTGCCGATGCTGCGGGCGGAGTCGCTGGCCGGGCGGGAGATCTTCTCCGGGCCCGCCGACCAGCCCGACCCCAGCGGCGACGTCAGCCCCACCACCTGGGTGCCGATCGACCAGGACCGGCTGGAGCACGTCCTGCGGGCCAAGGCCGTGGAGTCGGGGGTCGAGCTGCGGTTCTCGACCGAGGCCGTCTCGCATCATCAGGACGTCGACGGTGTCTCGGTGGTTCTGCTCGACCGCGAGTCCGGACAACGGCGCACCGTCCGCGCCGACTACCTGATCGCCGCCGACGGCGGTCGCAGTCCGCTGCGCGAGGCGCTGGGCATCGGCGTGCAGGGGCCGGGCATGTTCGCCACGACGCTGTCGGTGCTGTTCGAGGCCGATCTCGAACCGGTGTTACGCGGCCGCCGATTCGGCATGTCCTACCTGGATCAGCCGCATCCGCAGACGGTGATCTACCCGCACGACGGCGAGCGGCGGTGGATCTTCGCGACCAGCATCCCGCAGGGCCGCACCCTCGAGGAGATGACCGACGACGAGTTCCAGGCGCTGATCGCGGCGGCCATCGGCCGGGACGACATCGACGTCACGATCCTGGCCCAGCTGCCCGCGGGCGGGGTCAAGGCGCTGCGGTTCGACCTCGGCGCTCAGGTGGCCCAGCAGTACCGCTCCGGCCGGATCTTCCTCGTCGGCGACTCGGCGCACCTGGTGCCGCCGACCGGCGGCTTCGGCGCCAGCCTCGGCATCCAGGACGCGCACAACCTGGCCTGGAAGCTGGCCGCCGTGCTGACCGGCACCGCAGGGCCCGCTCTGCTGGAGACCTACGAGCGGGAGCGGCAGGCCGCCGCGTTCCTCACGTTCCGCACCTCGCTGTCGCTCATGCACGACCGGACGGGGTCCGACGCGGACAAGGACCACTCCGCCGACTACGGGGCGACGGTCTTCGGCTACCGCTACGACGGCGGAGCGCCCGTGCCCCCCGGCGACCTGTGCGGCCAGCCCGGCACGCGGGCTCCGCACGTCGTGCTCACCGACGGTGCGGCGGAGTCGTCCTCGCTCGACCTGTTCGGCGGGTCGTTCGTCCTGCTCACCTCGGGTTCGGGGGAGTGGGCGGAGGCCGGAGCGAAGGCCGCGGCGCGAACCGATGTCGCGCTCGCGGTGCACGTCGTCGACGGGGCGGGCTCCGACCTGCGCAGCGTCGCGGGCGGATTCGCCGCCGCGTACGGCATCGAGGGCGGCGGCGCGGTCCTGGTCCGTCCGGACGGATTCGTCGCCTGGCGGGCCGAGACGCCGAGCGGCACGGCCGAGGACGACGTCGTCGCGGCGTTGCTCGCGGCGACCGCGCGCGCCGAGGCCGGCTGA
- a CDS encoding ABC transporter permease → MTDTDTTVQNDTAGKNDNADAAPGDQHPLPVDNRASYTAFAFAFVFGHGAFAVSTGPDPLLELPGWLPFVLLGLGIVPGVILALIAAKLAQFGADEASVAREKLVGTAWGTVFIALTMAISGMTSTMEMSADAQAVLWPTGAVFVVGMINIAEGAIRRNTLHYSLGSWLTLVGAGALFFSGAGALGVLAVAGGGAYALAAYLERRRLAKLR, encoded by the coding sequence ATGACCGATACCGACACCACCGTGCAGAACGACACCGCAGGCAAGAACGACAACGCCGACGCAGCCCCTGGGGACCAGCATCCCCTTCCGGTGGACAACCGTGCCAGCTACACCGCCTTCGCCTTCGCCTTCGTGTTCGGGCACGGCGCGTTCGCCGTGTCCACCGGGCCGGACCCCCTGCTGGAGCTGCCCGGCTGGCTGCCGTTCGTCCTGCTCGGGCTGGGCATCGTGCCCGGGGTGATCCTCGCCCTCATCGCCGCCAAGCTCGCCCAGTTCGGCGCCGACGAGGCCTCGGTCGCGCGGGAGAAGCTGGTCGGCACCGCGTGGGGCACCGTCTTCATCGCGCTCACCATGGCCATCAGCGGCATGACGAGCACCATGGAGATGTCCGCCGACGCGCAGGCGGTGCTCTGGCCCACCGGCGCCGTGTTCGTCGTCGGAATGATCAACATCGCCGAGGGCGCCATCCGCCGCAACACGCTGCACTACAGCCTCGGCAGCTGGCTCACCCTCGTCGGCGCCGGTGCGCTGTTCTTCAGCGGTGCCGGAGCGCTCGGGGTCCTCGCCGTCGCGGGTGGCGGGGCGTACGCCCTCGCCGCCTACCTCGAGCGTCGTCGCCTCGCCAAGCTGCGCTGA
- a CDS encoding GMC oxidoreductase, translated as MTERFDADAIVVGSGFGGAVAAARLAQAGFSVVVLERGRRWRLGDFPRKPELKDGWLWDLDRGLFDIRWLDNMGSVQAAGWGGGSLVYANVFARPFSETLDDRWPAHLRREQLDPYYDLAAHMMGVSPVGEDPRTGKLPPRTELMEQLLKNTDKDEATVRPNLAVTFGDPDTWRPNIHGAPRRGCAFVGECVIGCNHGAKNTLDYTYLAAAENAGARAVTDAQVTRIERDGDGYRVFASTPSEPDAPPRAWSAPKVVLAAGAVATNELLLRSRDVHRTLPRLSHQLGKGFSGNGDFLTLAELRGRRPDMTTGPTITTNTVLDVPEGRRPVWYQVQDGAFPPPLNALFDAILPARRVRDWWQRSVRHTDRRQTFTVLAMGKDSGKGTLRLDARGDATLAWNNRWQAQLYRSQTRVGPAVAHLLDARLYNPFTWSLMRRTITVHALGGVRSGPDAAAGVVDDAGEVHGYPGLFVMDGSVIPAATGVNPSATILATAERSVETIIRRSGRPEWRASEWDSVVPGEIPEDAAYVSQSRLHATTRGDGVVFEEQMATGPREHPRMVVSLRAEIPGMDPFLTDEAHTVPMRGVIDVDDVATQMEISGSMSLFPDGRAEAMVYALRFDDDHGRPWRLSGTKVVRSRHPMDLLAGLTTLRTEISPVDGDPAETQRFVITIGPRDLARLGMSLTGRAFTLPRRLRALARFASFFMTSALRRRRAS; from the coding sequence ATGACTGAACGATTCGACGCCGACGCCATCGTCGTCGGCAGCGGGTTCGGCGGTGCCGTGGCCGCGGCTCGCCTCGCGCAGGCGGGATTCTCGGTCGTCGTCCTCGAACGCGGCCGCCGCTGGAGACTCGGTGACTTCCCCCGCAAGCCCGAACTGAAGGACGGCTGGCTGTGGGATCTCGACCGAGGGCTCTTCGACATCCGGTGGCTCGACAACATGGGCAGTGTCCAGGCCGCGGGCTGGGGCGGCGGATCGCTTGTGTACGCGAACGTGTTCGCCCGGCCGTTCAGCGAGACGCTGGACGACCGCTGGCCCGCCCATCTCCGACGCGAGCAGCTCGACCCGTACTACGACCTGGCCGCGCACATGATGGGAGTCTCCCCGGTCGGCGAGGATCCCCGGACCGGAAAGCTCCCGCCTCGCACGGAGCTCATGGAACAGCTCCTCAAGAACACGGACAAGGACGAGGCCACCGTGCGGCCCAATCTGGCGGTGACCTTCGGCGATCCGGACACCTGGCGGCCGAACATCCACGGTGCCCCGCGCCGAGGGTGCGCCTTCGTCGGCGAGTGCGTCATCGGCTGCAATCACGGAGCCAAGAACACCCTGGACTACACCTACCTCGCCGCGGCCGAGAACGCGGGCGCTCGCGCCGTCACCGACGCGCAGGTCACGCGCATCGAGCGTGACGGCGACGGCTACAGGGTGTTCGCCTCGACCCCCTCCGAGCCCGACGCACCGCCGCGCGCGTGGTCCGCGCCCAAGGTCGTCCTCGCCGCCGGGGCGGTGGCGACCAACGAACTCCTGCTCCGATCCCGCGACGTCCACCGCACCCTGCCCCGCCTGTCTCACCAGCTCGGCAAGGGGTTCTCCGGCAACGGTGACTTCCTCACGCTGGCGGAGCTCCGCGGCCGGCGGCCGGACATGACGACCGGACCGACCATCACCACCAACACCGTGCTGGACGTCCCGGAAGGCCGACGGCCGGTGTGGTATCAGGTGCAGGACGGTGCCTTCCCCCCGCCGCTGAACGCCTTGTTCGACGCCATCCTTCCCGCTCGCCGGGTACGCGACTGGTGGCAGCGCAGCGTGCGGCACACCGACCGGCGCCAGACCTTCACGGTCCTCGCGATGGGCAAGGACTCCGGCAAGGGGACGCTCCGCCTGGATGCCAGGGGGGACGCCACCCTGGCGTGGAACAACCGGTGGCAGGCACAGTTGTACCGGTCGCAGACCCGGGTGGGTCCGGCGGTGGCGCATCTCCTCGACGCGCGCCTGTACAACCCCTTCACCTGGTCGCTGATGCGTCGCACCATCACCGTCCACGCGCTGGGCGGGGTGCGTTCCGGGCCGGACGCCGCCGCAGGCGTGGTCGACGACGCGGGCGAGGTGCACGGCTATCCGGGTCTGTTCGTCATGGACGGCTCGGTGATTCCGGCGGCGACCGGCGTGAACCCCTCCGCCACGATCCTCGCGACCGCGGAGCGGTCGGTGGAGACGATCATCCGTCGATCCGGCAGACCCGAGTGGCGGGCGTCCGAATGGGACTCGGTGGTGCCGGGCGAGATCCCCGAGGACGCCGCCTACGTGTCGCAGTCCCGGCTGCACGCCACCACCAGGGGCGACGGCGTCGTCTTCGAGGAGCAGATGGCCACGGGTCCACGAGAGCACCCGAGGATGGTCGTGTCGCTGCGCGCGGAGATTCCCGGCATGGACCCGTTCCTCACCGACGAGGCGCACACGGTGCCGATGCGGGGCGTGATCGACGTCGACGACGTCGCCACGCAGATGGAGATCTCCGGGTCGATGTCGCTGTTCCCGGACGGCAGGGCCGAGGCGATGGTCTACGCCCTGCGCTTCGACGACGATCACGGACGCCCCTGGCGGCTCTCGGGCACCAAGGTCGTCCGGTCCCGCCACCCGATGGACCTGCTGGCGGGCCTCACCACGCTGCGCACCGAGATCTCTCCCGTCGACGGCGACCCTGCGGAGACTCAGCGCTTCGTGATCACCATCGGCCCCCGTGATCTGGCACGGCTGGGGATGTCGCTCACCGGCCGGGCCTTCACCCTCCCCCGCAGGCTGCGCGCGCTCGCCCGCTTCGCCTCCTTCTTCATGACCTCCGCTCTGCGACGACGACGCGCCTCCTGA